A part of Verrucomicrobiota bacterium genomic DNA contains:
- a CDS encoding alpha-hydroxy-acid oxidizing protein gives MPEPGNDVSQFLAVQEFELEARRRLPHAVYEYVAGGAGDEHSLRANEESYQRIFLRPRVLRSVVPVDLSGEFFGRSLPVPFLLAPAAYQKLMHPEGELGSARGAARYGVPFILSSNGTVPIEEITAIPNVRCWFQLYVQGDRGFTRDSIARVEAAGCEAVCVTVDTPVLGLRPRQLRAGFRVPAGVELPHARRFRHASDPGPHSAVTWRDVEWLRSVVKSRLLLKGVLHPADAELAVQTGVDGIMVSNHGGRNLDTIIPTIEALPEIVEQVGGRIPVFADGGIRRGTDVLKGLARGANAVLIGRPYVYALAVAGADGVARCLSLLIEELRLAMALVGAGSLQDLNREVEWPAPTALGHSPIQVRSDLH, from the coding sequence ATGCCCGAACCAGGAAACGATGTCTCGCAGTTCCTTGCGGTGCAGGAATTCGAGCTTGAGGCCCGCCGGCGCCTGCCCCACGCGGTCTACGAGTACGTGGCGGGTGGGGCCGGCGACGAACATTCCCTGCGTGCCAACGAGGAGAGCTATCAAAGAATCTTTTTGCGACCGCGCGTCCTCCGTTCTGTGGTGCCGGTGGACTTAAGCGGGGAATTTTTCGGGCGCTCTCTCCCTGTCCCTTTCCTGCTGGCTCCGGCGGCCTATCAAAAGCTCATGCACCCGGAGGGTGAACTTGGCTCTGCCCGGGGGGCTGCCCGGTATGGTGTACCCTTTATCCTGAGCTCGAATGGGACGGTCCCGATCGAAGAGATCACGGCCATTCCCAACGTCCGGTGCTGGTTTCAACTCTACGTGCAAGGCGATCGAGGTTTCACGCGTGACTCGATCGCGCGGGTCGAAGCGGCCGGTTGCGAAGCGGTCTGCGTAACCGTCGACACACCCGTGCTCGGGTTGCGGCCCCGCCAGTTGCGGGCGGGATTCCGCGTGCCGGCCGGCGTGGAACTCCCGCACGCCAGGCGTTTCCGGCACGCCTCTGATCCCGGCCCGCACAGCGCGGTGACGTGGCGGGATGTGGAATGGTTGCGTTCCGTGGTGAAAAGCAGGCTCTTGCTAAAAGGCGTGCTGCATCCGGCCGACGCGGAATTAGCGGTTCAGACCGGGGTCGACGGCATCATGGTTTCGAATCATGGGGGCCGTAACCTCGACACGATCATTCCAACGATCGAAGCGCTGCCCGAGATCGTTGAACAGGTCGGCGGCCGCATTCCGGTCTTCGCCGACGGCGGCATCCGCCGTGGTACCGACGTATTGAAAGGCTTGGCTCGCGGTGCAAACGCCGTCCTGATCGGGCGACCTTACGTGTACGCTCTGGCTGTGGCCGGCGCGGACGGCGTGGCACGCTGCCTATCGCTGCTGATTGAAGAGTTGCGTCTCGCCATGGCGCTGGTAGGAGCGGGTAGCTTGCAAGACCTCAACCGTGAGGTGGAGTGGCCCGCTCCAACCGCCTTGGGTCATTCTCCTATCCAGGTTCGCTCCGATCTACACTGA
- a CDS encoding DUF2088 domain-containing protein — MSSPIISRLSPPGSYLSNEQVREVISEACPSSEYRGKKVILIVPDATRTCPLGMLFKGIFNQIGAEAAALDVMVALGTHQPMSEEAICRRLEISVEDRRTKYGAVRLFNHEWDNPEALKHIGTIPAGEIKKLSDGLFSMDVPVNVNRRLFDYDQIIIAGPVFPHEVVGFSGGNKYLFPGVSGPEVLNFFHWLGAVVTNPMIIGNKHTPVRKVVDHAGSMVAIPKLCFCMVVDHGQMAGLFAGSPEGAWEQASDLSRKFHITYKERPFHTVLSCAPPMYDELWVGGKCMYKLEPVVADGGELIIYAPHIHEISLTHGTLIRRIGYHCRDYFLKQWDRYKDVPWGVLAHSTHVRGIGTYEDGIERCRIRVTLATSIPEEICTEINLGYRDPATIDPQAFANREDEGILLVPKAGEMLYHLRQRPDWAREM, encoded by the coding sequence ATGTCATCCCCCATCATCTCCCGGCTTAGCCCTCCAGGGTCTTACCTCAGCAACGAGCAGGTGCGCGAAGTGATCAGCGAGGCCTGCCCAAGCTCGGAATATCGCGGGAAGAAAGTGATCCTCATCGTCCCGGACGCGACGCGGACTTGTCCGCTGGGGATGCTGTTCAAAGGCATCTTCAACCAGATCGGTGCTGAGGCGGCGGCGCTCGACGTCATGGTCGCGCTCGGCACGCACCAACCGATGAGCGAGGAGGCGATTTGCCGCCGACTGGAGATTTCCGTCGAGGATCGCCGTACGAAATACGGGGCCGTACGGCTTTTCAACCATGAATGGGACAATCCGGAAGCCTTGAAGCACATCGGCACCATTCCTGCAGGCGAGATCAAAAAGCTCAGCGACGGACTTTTTTCGATGGACGTGCCTGTGAACGTCAATCGCCGCCTGTTTGATTACGATCAGATCATCATCGCCGGCCCGGTTTTTCCGCACGAGGTCGTGGGATTCTCCGGGGGCAACAAATACCTGTTCCCGGGGGTGAGCGGGCCCGAAGTGCTCAACTTCTTCCATTGGCTTGGGGCGGTGGTCACCAACCCGATGATCATCGGCAATAAACACACCCCGGTCCGTAAAGTGGTTGACCATGCGGGCTCGATGGTGGCGATACCCAAGCTCTGTTTCTGCATGGTGGTGGATCACGGGCAGATGGCTGGCCTTTTTGCGGGCTCGCCGGAAGGCGCCTGGGAGCAGGCCAGCGACTTGTCCCGCAAATTCCACATCACTTACAAGGAGCGCCCGTTCCACACGGTGCTCTCGTGCGCCCCGCCGATGTACGATGAACTCTGGGTCGGCGGCAAATGCATGTATAAACTTGAGCCGGTGGTGGCGGACGGCGGTGAACTCATCATTTACGCGCCTCACATCCACGAGATCTCGCTCACCCACGGCACCCTCATTCGCAGGATCGGCTACCATTGCCGGGATTACTTTTTGAAGCAGTGGGACAGGTACAAAGATGTCCCGTGGGGCGTCCTGGCCCATTCCACGCACGTCCGGGGGATTGGCACCTATGAGGACGGCATTGAGCGTTGCCGGATCCGGGTGACGCTTGCGACGAGTATTCCGGAAGAGATCTGCACGGAAATCAACCTTGGTTATCGCGATCCGGCCACCATCGATCCTCAGGCGTTCGCGAACCGTGAAGACGAAGGGATTTTGCTGGTGCCGAAGGCTGGAGAGATGTTGTACCACCTCCGGCAACGGCCCGATTGGGCGCGCGAAATGTGA
- the uxaC gene encoding glucuronate isomerase, with protein sequence MDKPFLPENFLLSTSTSEKLYFEIAQSLPIFDYHCHIPPADVAGNRRFENLTQIWLVEGRYGDHYKWRAMRANGVPERFITGDASDYEKFLAFARTVPFAVRNPLYHWTHLELRRYFGITELLNEASAPRIWAQANEQLKDLPIHRILEKFRVSVICTTDDPIDDLAGHQAIRASGLPTRVYPAFRPDKAFAIEQGDAFQAWVGRLEKVSGHAASELSGLLEALRVRHGFFGSLGAKLSDHGLPFVYSEPCDEAEASAIYSRARAGTAPGEAEAMKFRSFMLRFFAELDADAGWTKQLHLGALRNTNRRRLAEFGPDTGYDSIGDWPQGEPLARYLDQLESAGKLPKMILYNLNPADNYVLATMVGNFQDGSIPGKLQFGSGWWFLDQKEGMEWQMNALSSVGLLSRFVGMLTDSRSFMSYPRHEYFRRLLCNLIGTDVERGEIPDDEALLAGLIRGICFDNAKAYFGLECGKV encoded by the coding sequence ATGGATAAACCATTTCTCCCGGAGAATTTTCTGCTCTCAACGTCCACGAGCGAAAAGCTTTATTTCGAGATTGCTCAATCGCTTCCCATCTTCGATTACCATTGCCACATTCCTCCGGCCGACGTTGCCGGCAACCGGCGATTCGAGAACCTGACTCAGATCTGGCTCGTGGAGGGCCGTTACGGCGACCATTACAAATGGCGGGCCATGCGCGCCAACGGGGTACCCGAACGCTTCATCACCGGCGACGCGAGCGATTACGAAAAGTTTCTGGCTTTCGCCCGCACGGTTCCGTTTGCGGTCCGCAACCCGCTTTACCATTGGACCCACCTGGAGCTGCGGCGTTACTTCGGCATCACTGAACTTTTGAACGAAGCATCCGCTCCAAGAATCTGGGCGCAGGCCAACGAGCAACTCAAGGACCTGCCCATCCATCGGATCCTCGAAAAATTCCGGGTCTCAGTCATCTGCACGACGGATGACCCGATCGACGATCTCGCCGGCCATCAGGCGATTCGCGCCAGCGGCCTGCCGACCCGGGTTTACCCGGCGTTCCGCCCGGACAAGGCATTCGCAATCGAGCAGGGAGACGCTTTCCAGGCGTGGGTTGGACGCCTGGAAAAAGTGAGCGGTCACGCCGCCTCGGAACTGTCGGGCTTACTCGAGGCGCTGCGTGTCCGGCACGGCTTTTTTGGATCCCTCGGGGCGAAGTTGTCAGATCACGGCTTACCCTTCGTCTACTCGGAGCCATGCGATGAAGCTGAGGCGAGCGCAATCTACTCGCGGGCACGAGCGGGCACCGCACCCGGTGAGGCGGAGGCGATGAAGTTTCGCAGCTTCATGCTCCGCTTTTTTGCTGAATTGGATGCCGACGCGGGGTGGACCAAGCAGTTGCACCTTGGTGCGCTGCGTAATACCAATCGCCGGCGGTTAGCCGAGTTTGGTCCCGACACCGGGTACGATTCGATCGGCGACTGGCCGCAAGGCGAACCGCTGGCCCGGTACCTGGATCAGTTAGAAAGCGCCGGTAAACTGCCGAAAATGATCCTGTATAACCTCAATCCGGCGGACAACTACGTGCTCGCCACGATGGTCGGCAATTTTCAGGATGGCTCGATCCCGGGCAAGCTGCAGTTTGGGAGCGGTTGGTGGTTTCTGGACCAGAAGGAGGGGATGGAATGGCAAATGAATGCGCTCTCGAGCGTCGGCTTGCTCAGCCGGTTTGTCGGGATGTTAACCGATTCGCGAAGTTTCATGTCTTACCCTCGTCATGAGTACTTCCGGCGTCTGCTTTGTAATCTGATCGGGACGGACGTGGAGCGCGGAGAGATCCCGGATGACGAGGCCCTTCTCGCCGGCCTGATCCGCGGTATTTGCTTTGACAACGCCAAGGCGTACTTTGGACTCGAATGCGGCAAGGTGTGA
- a CDS encoding SDR family oxidoreductase gives MVNLFDLTGEVAAVIGATGVLGGAMAEGLAAAGAKVAILGRNAQRGEERAHSIQKQGGTAGFFAADALDQPSLQGACEAVSSRLGVPTILVNAAGGNDPRVTVTPDRPFEQISPADWRENFDMNLVGGALLPCQVFGPVMKKQRKGSIINVASVSAHLPLSRVVAYSAAKAALLNLTLFLAREWAPENVRVNSITPGFFPGEQNRRLLFNEDGTPTARGQVILGHTPMARFGNPSELVGAAVFLASERASGFVTGIDLRVDGGFLSQTI, from the coding sequence ATCGTGAACTTGTTTGATCTGACCGGAGAGGTTGCGGCCGTGATCGGCGCCACCGGCGTACTTGGTGGCGCCATGGCGGAAGGTTTAGCTGCTGCAGGCGCCAAAGTGGCCATCCTGGGCCGCAACGCCCAACGGGGCGAAGAGCGCGCTCACTCAATCCAAAAACAAGGGGGCACCGCCGGATTTTTCGCGGCGGACGCTCTCGACCAGCCCTCGCTCCAAGGCGCGTGTGAGGCCGTGTCGAGCCGCCTGGGCGTCCCGACCATCCTTGTCAACGCCGCCGGCGGAAATGATCCCCGGGTTACCGTGACCCCGGACCGCCCGTTTGAGCAGATCAGTCCCGCGGATTGGCGTGAGAATTTCGACATGAACCTCGTGGGCGGCGCGCTGCTCCCGTGCCAGGTGTTCGGGCCCGTGATGAAGAAGCAGCGCAAAGGCAGCATCATCAACGTCGCCAGCGTGTCGGCCCACCTGCCCCTCTCGCGGGTTGTGGCCTATTCAGCCGCAAAAGCCGCGTTGCTTAACCTTACGCTGTTCCTGGCGCGAGAATGGGCTCCGGAAAACGTTCGCGTCAATTCCATCACGCCCGGCTTTTTCCCCGGAGAGCAAAACCGTCGCTTGCTCTTCAATGAGGATGGAACACCGACCGCCCGTGGCCAGGTGATCCTGGGCCACACGCCGATGGCGCGTTTCGGAAACCCTTCCGAACTCGTTGGCGCCGCGGTCTTCCTTGCCAGCGAACGAGCCAGCGGCTTCGTTACCGGCATCGACCTTCGGGTGGACGGCGGATTTCTTTCGCAGACGATCTGA
- a CDS encoding MFS transporter, with translation MSQALKVKPGRPATTRGSYRWVICGLLFFATTVNYMDRQILSLLKPILDNQLHWSNEQFGAVNSAFQGAYAVGGLLFGWLVDRLGTKVGYSLSIAGWSLAAMGHALVSSVTGFGIARMCLGISEAGNFPSSIKTVALWFPKKERTFATSLFNSGSNVGPIIAPILIPWIALTWGWHMAFIVAGLAGFLWLCFWIPLYEEPGRQKRLSAEELAYIQSDHDESHAEGIAKIRWLSLLKYRQAWSIIVARFLTDPVWWFFLIWLPDYFKKTRQLDIAHSWIHLVTIYAIITVLSNIGGWLPGYLMRRGWSVTRARKTSMFIFALCVVPILFATSVGNWAAVFLIGLAGSAHQAWSASLYSTASDMFPKHAVASLIGLGSAAGSTAGMIFPIVTGLLLDKFTAQGNVTGGYTILFLICAFAYLVAFALNHLCAPRFEELSAPELETR, from the coding sequence ATGTCACAAGCTCTCAAGGTTAAACCCGGACGCCCGGCAACTACACGCGGCAGCTACCGGTGGGTGATTTGTGGACTGTTGTTCTTCGCCACCACCGTGAATTACATGGATCGGCAAATCCTATCCCTGCTCAAGCCGATCCTTGATAACCAACTCCACTGGAGCAACGAGCAGTTTGGCGCCGTAAACTCTGCGTTTCAGGGTGCCTACGCCGTAGGCGGACTGCTCTTCGGGTGGTTGGTGGACCGGCTCGGAACCAAGGTCGGCTACTCCCTTTCGATTGCGGGCTGGAGTCTCGCCGCCATGGGCCACGCGCTGGTGTCGAGCGTGACGGGATTCGGCATTGCACGGATGTGTTTGGGAATCAGTGAGGCGGGCAATTTCCCGTCGTCGATCAAGACGGTGGCACTCTGGTTCCCTAAAAAAGAAAGGACCTTCGCGACGAGCTTGTTCAACTCGGGCTCAAACGTCGGGCCGATCATCGCGCCGATCCTCATTCCCTGGATCGCGCTTACCTGGGGTTGGCACATGGCGTTCATCGTGGCTGGCCTGGCCGGGTTTCTCTGGCTCTGTTTCTGGATCCCGCTTTACGAAGAACCGGGACGGCAGAAGCGGCTGAGCGCGGAGGAACTGGCATACATTCAGAGCGACCACGATGAGTCGCACGCCGAGGGCATTGCGAAAATCCGTTGGCTGAGCCTGCTTAAATACCGGCAGGCCTGGTCCATCATCGTGGCAAGATTCCTGACCGATCCGGTCTGGTGGTTCTTTCTCATCTGGCTGCCCGACTATTTCAAGAAAACGCGTCAGCTCGACATCGCACACAGTTGGATTCACCTGGTGACGATCTACGCGATCATTACCGTTCTGAGCAACATAGGCGGGTGGCTGCCGGGCTATCTGATGCGGCGCGGCTGGAGCGTGACGCGGGCACGCAAGACCTCAATGTTTATTTTTGCGCTTTGCGTGGTGCCGATTCTGTTCGCCACCAGCGTCGGAAACTGGGCTGCCGTCTTCCTGATCGGGCTGGCGGGATCCGCCCACCAAGCGTGGTCGGCAAGCCTTTACTCGACGGCCTCGGACATGTTCCCGAAGCACGCCGTCGCCTCCCTGATCGGGCTGGGCAGCGCGGCCGGGTCTACCGCAGGAATGATCTTCCCCATCGTTACCGGCCTCCTGCTGGATAAGTTTACGGCCCAGGGAAACGTGACCGGAGGCTACACCATTCTATTTCTCATCTGCGCCTTTGCCTACCTGGTGGCCTTCGCCCTTAATCACCTGTGCGCACCGCGGTTTGAGGAATTGTCGGCTCCGGAGTTGGAAACGCGGTAA
- a CDS encoding hydrolase — protein sequence MDKRRILVFGDSNSWGWTPRPDMELTTRYDAATRWPGVLSAKLGDRFEIVEEALSGRTTDLDDPDIDLPANALRGATMSGARVLPAVLASHLPLDLVIIMLGTNDLKKRFQREPSGVASALVRLAQLVKECEGGVRTVYPSPQVLAIAPPPLGTTFYNPEEWAGAHQKSLAIGAALERAAAGTNLPVFDAGQVITTDGMDGIHLTEQAHRKLGEAVAEKVRTLFGPA from the coding sequence ATGGACAAACGGCGGATTCTGGTGTTTGGCGATTCCAATTCGTGGGGATGGACCCCTCGCCCTGACATGGAGCTGACCACCCGGTATGACGCAGCGACGCGCTGGCCCGGGGTGCTTTCGGCAAAGCTGGGCGACCGCTTCGAAATCGTCGAGGAAGCTTTGAGCGGGCGCACCACGGATCTGGACGACCCGGACATCGATCTGCCGGCCAACGCCCTGAGGGGCGCGACCATGAGCGGCGCCAGGGTTCTTCCGGCCGTCCTCGCGAGCCATCTGCCGCTCGACCTGGTGATCATCATGTTGGGAACCAACGACCTTAAAAAACGTTTCCAGCGTGAACCGTCCGGCGTGGCGTCGGCCCTGGTGCGCCTGGCACAACTGGTCAAGGAATGCGAGGGCGGCGTACGGACCGTTTACCCCTCCCCCCAGGTCCTGGCCATCGCTCCCCCACCCCTCGGAACAACCTTTTACAACCCGGAAGAGTGGGCCGGTGCTCATCAAAAAAGCCTTGCGATCGGGGCGGCTCTGGAACGCGCCGCAGCCGGAACCAACCTGCCGGTGTTTGATGCCGGACAAGTCATCACCACCGACGGCATGGACGGGATACACCTGACCGAACAGGCCCATCGCAAGCTGGGCGAAGCGGTGGCAGAGAAGGTGCGAACGCTTTTTGGGCCGGCGTAG
- a CDS encoding SDR family oxidoreductase yields MKTLENKVALVTGASRGIGAAIAKQLADAGAKVVVNYAGNAPAAEQVVAAVRASGSEGLAVQGDVSKAADVKRLFDAAIDRFGRLDILVNNAGVILYKRLAEITDEEFERLLGINVRGVFYALREAATRLADGGRIINFSSTTTRMMLPTYSAYVATKGAVEQLTRVFAKEVGVRGITVNVVSPGPVNTELFTTGKSEEDIKRMASLAALGRIGEPEDIARVVCFLAGDDAGWISGQNLGANGGLA; encoded by the coding sequence GTGAAAACCCTGGAGAACAAAGTTGCTCTCGTTACCGGTGCTTCCCGCGGCATCGGCGCCGCCATCGCCAAACAACTCGCTGACGCCGGGGCCAAGGTCGTCGTCAACTACGCAGGTAACGCCCCAGCCGCCGAGCAGGTCGTCGCCGCCGTTCGCGCTTCCGGCAGCGAAGGACTGGCCGTGCAGGGTGACGTCAGCAAAGCTGCCGACGTCAAACGCCTTTTCGACGCCGCGATCGACCGCTTCGGCAGGCTCGACATCCTGGTTAATAACGCCGGCGTCATCCTTTACAAGAGATTAGCCGAGATCACCGATGAGGAATTCGAACGCCTCCTCGGCATCAACGTCAGAGGAGTCTTTTACGCCTTGCGCGAAGCTGCCACCCGCCTGGCCGATGGCGGCCGTATCATCAACTTTTCGAGCACAACCACCCGAATGATGCTGCCTACCTACAGCGCCTATGTGGCCACGAAAGGCGCCGTCGAGCAATTGACCCGCGTCTTTGCCAAGGAGGTGGGTGTGCGCGGCATTACGGTGAACGTGGTTTCGCCCGGCCCGGTCAATACGGAGCTGTTCACCACGGGCAAGAGCGAGGAAGACATCAAACGCATGGCCAGTCTCGCCGCCCTGGGCCGGATCGGAGAGCCTGAGGACATCGCGCGAGTGGTTTGTTTCCTGGCCGGCGACGACGCCGGCTGGATCTCAGGTCAGAACCTCGGCGCAAACGGCGGTTTGGCGTGA
- a CDS encoding tartrate dehydrogenase: MKTYRIATIPGDGIGQEVVPAGIHVLDAAAKKGGFTFDWQFFPWSCQYYQENGRMMPDDGLEQLRHLDAIFLGAVGFPGVPDHVSLWGLLIPIRRRFEQYANVRPVRLMPGIRSPLRDRKQGDIDFIIVRENNEGEYSSIGGRLYEGTDFEVVSQESVFTRRGVDRILQYAFRLARTRPRRHVTSATKSNGITITMPFWDERFRAIAASYPEVKTSQYHIDILAAHFVQHPDWFDVVVGSNLFGDILSDLGPACAGTIGIAPSANLNPERNYPSMFEPVHGSAPDIAGRQIANPIGQIWSGAMMLEHLGEPDAAAAVIRAIEKVLEQGPRTRDIGGEASTEEVGKAIAEAV; encoded by the coding sequence ATGAAAACTTACCGGATCGCCACTATTCCCGGTGACGGCATTGGGCAGGAAGTCGTGCCGGCCGGCATCCATGTGTTAGACGCCGCCGCCAAAAAGGGCGGCTTTACCTTCGATTGGCAATTCTTTCCCTGGAGCTGCCAATATTACCAGGAAAATGGTAGGATGATGCCTGATGACGGGTTGGAGCAACTCCGCCATCTTGACGCAATCTTTTTAGGGGCGGTCGGTTTTCCCGGGGTGCCGGACCACGTCTCACTTTGGGGATTGCTGATCCCGATCCGGCGCCGGTTCGAACAGTACGCCAACGTACGACCTGTGCGTTTGATGCCGGGCATCCGTTCGCCGTTGCGAGACCGCAAGCAGGGCGACATCGATTTCATCATCGTGCGTGAAAACAACGAGGGGGAGTATTCCTCCATCGGCGGCCGCCTCTACGAAGGAACGGATTTTGAAGTGGTCTCGCAGGAATCGGTCTTCACCCGCCGAGGTGTGGACCGCATCCTGCAGTACGCCTTCAGGCTCGCTCGGACTCGGCCGCGCCGGCATGTCACTTCAGCTACCAAATCCAACGGCATCACCATCACCATGCCGTTCTGGGACGAACGCTTCCGGGCGATCGCGGCCAGCTATCCGGAAGTGAAGACGAGCCAATACCATATCGACATTCTCGCCGCCCATTTCGTCCAACACCCGGATTGGTTCGACGTGGTCGTCGGGTCCAACCTGTTTGGCGACATCCTGTCCGATCTCGGTCCGGCGTGCGCCGGGACCATCGGGATCGCGCCCTCGGCCAACCTGAACCCGGAGCGCAATTATCCTTCGATGTTCGAACCGGTACACGGTTCAGCGCCTGACATTGCGGGCCGGCAGATCGCCAACCCGATCGGCCAGATCTGGTCGGGAGCGATGATGCTGGAACACTTAGGTGAACCGGACGCCGCGGCCGCGGTGATTCGTGCGATTGAAAAGGTCCTCGAGCAGGGTCCCCGTACCCGCGACATCGGCGGCGAGGCCTCAACGGAGGAGGTAGGCAAAGCCATCGCTGAGGCGGTCTGA
- a CDS encoding VOC family protein, producing the protein MASIVWFEIPADDVERAKAFYGALFGWKIEKLPGQMEYWHIDTGGSEGSPDGGLMRRPHPQMMGITNYISVESVEKSAAKVEELGGKVFVPKTAVPQMGYFVICQDPEHNTFALWEPSENAR; encoded by the coding sequence ATGGCTAGCATCGTATGGTTTGAAATCCCGGCCGATGACGTCGAACGCGCCAAAGCCTTCTACGGCGCATTGTTCGGCTGGAAAATTGAGAAGCTTCCCGGCCAGATGGAGTACTGGCACATCGACACCGGCGGCAGCGAAGGCAGTCCCGACGGCGGCCTGATGAGGCGCCCGCACCCACAAATGATGGGCATCACGAATTACATCAGCGTCGAGTCGGTGGAGAAATCCGCAGCGAAGGTGGAGGAACTCGGGGGCAAAGTCTTCGTACCCAAGACGGCAGTGCCGCAGATGGGTTACTTTGTGATCTGCCAGGACCCGGAGCACAACACCTTCGCCCTCTGGGAACCGAGCGAGAACGCCCGATAA
- a CDS encoding hydroxyacid dehydrogenase translates to MKISFVSAGSGDETFFQDALRDHDLEFVSSTTAVSAEAEILSPFIYDRVHSEFLDGHPLLRLVCTRSAGWDHIDVELCRQRGVTVANVPAYGANTVAEHTFALILALSRRLRDASLAVQNRSSAEALRGFDLKGKTIGVIGTGRIGSHVIRLANGFGMRVLACDTVPNTHLADLLGFAYTTLEDLLAQAHIITLHCPLRPDNFHLLDRDRLSRCIPGVLIINTARGSLIDTEALIAALEAGQVGGAGLDVLEGELATDRPPNLNVTELILEELHAGLSPEEHRLKHPNRIQELQQMMRNKVLISRPNVVFTPHIGFNSFEGVDRINRTTAENVRAFLDGKPINVVTTCSR, encoded by the coding sequence ATGAAAATTTCCTTTGTGAGTGCCGGCAGCGGCGATGAAACCTTCTTTCAGGATGCGTTGCGTGACCATGATCTCGAATTTGTCAGCTCAACGACCGCGGTGTCGGCCGAGGCGGAAATTCTGTCACCTTTCATATACGATCGGGTGCATTCAGAGTTTCTCGACGGCCATCCGCTGCTGCGCCTCGTATGCACGCGTTCGGCCGGCTGGGATCACATCGACGTCGAATTGTGCCGCCAACGCGGCGTAACGGTTGCAAACGTACCTGCCTACGGCGCAAATACGGTCGCGGAACATACTTTTGCGCTGATTCTCGCCTTATCCCGCCGCTTGCGTGACGCGAGCCTCGCGGTGCAGAACCGCTCGTCGGCGGAGGCGCTTCGGGGTTTTGACCTGAAAGGCAAAACGATCGGCGTAATCGGTACCGGGCGGATCGGCTCGCACGTTATCCGGTTAGCCAATGGCTTCGGTATGCGGGTGCTGGCCTGCGACACCGTCCCGAATACCCATCTGGCCGACCTCCTCGGGTTTGCATACACGACGCTCGAGGATCTGCTCGCGCAGGCGCACATCATCACCCTTCACTGTCCGCTTCGACCTGATAACTTCCACCTGCTCGACCGGGACAGGTTGTCGAGGTGCATCCCGGGCGTGCTGATCATCAATACGGCACGCGGAAGTCTCATCGACACGGAGGCATTGATCGCCGCCCTTGAAGCCGGTCAGGTGGGCGGGGCGGGTCTGGACGTTCTGGAAGGTGAACTCGCCACAGACCGCCCGCCGAACCTGAACGTTACCGAGTTGATTCTCGAGGAACTCCACGCGGGACTCTCACCCGAGGAACACCGCCTTAAGCACCCGAACCGGATCCAGGAACTTCAGCAGATGATGCGAAATAAGGTGCTGATATCCAGACCAAACGTCGTTTTTACACCTCACATCGGGTTCAACAGCTTTGAAGGGGTGGACCGAATCAACCGTACGACGGCGGAGAATGTTCGCGCCTTCCTGGACGGCAAACCTATCAATGTTGTCACAACCTGCAGCAGGTAA